TACGCTTACGGCTATAATCGAACCGGGATGGGGAGGGTTTGCTGCTCAATTCAGCCGTATTGTTAATAGCATCAACAGTTGCGATCGAAAGAGTTGGTTTGTGTTGATCTATTGTCATGGTGCCAACTGCGTCCTGATCATCTGTCGAGTCTTTATCATCGAGAAACTCTGCAAAATAGATTATAACATTCTTCACATCCACATGAACGGTCAATCAACATTGTCTTACCCTCAGGCAGATCCTCCGTATTAAGAATTTCCTCGGTGATGTGTTCCACTATTTCCAGCACCTCGTTCTTCTCCGACTCCTCCTTGGGTTCGAGTTCGTTGATCGAAAAAGGCACAGCATTTCCCAACAATAATGTGCGTCTCTGGCTGCGAACGAAGTAAATACTGGAAAAATGCTGTTCACAAATAAAGCGATACATTCTATTGTCCACTAAGTGGGGCGCGACGCCTGCCGCCTTTATCCATGTTTCACACCGATCTGGTTGTTTGGGGAACGAGAAAAACGTTACCGCCGGATTGGCAAACGAGTTATTGCCACACTCATGATAGGAACAGTACTTTTTGTTTGGATTGATGCGAAACGTATTCATGTTCAACGACGCTTGTTGTCGGCGGCGTCCCTTCTCGGTTGTGGCTGAAGCTACTTTTGTTGTGCTGTGCGTTAATTTCATAAACAAACGCATGTCAGCCAGGTTCGTACAACTAGTAGTACAACTGGGGTGACATTTGTGATCGAATGCGCGAATGTACAAGAAAATAGGAATTCAAACAGAATTAGGAAACTTCTTTCTCGCAGCAACGAAAGAAGCTGGCGCTATATAGAACTTACATAGCACCGGGAGTCACATATACCTCTGAAACGTACACTTCGTCCAAAACTGACGTAACCCTATTAGCCCCGTTCGAGAGGAAGCATTTTGACTCACTATCGCACAGTGAGTTGGGCACTCCAGCTGCACTTGCAGCTGACTAACACCACGAAGGGAGATTCTATGAGAGTCGACTTCTAATTATAAAAACTCCTCGCTGTAGATACATATCATTGACTCTTCCGAAAAGATTTATTAAGCACAGTCCTACAGAATATCTTTCGTCCAATAACAACACTAATAAAAATTTGAACCTCAACCGAGGATTTGATTAAGcaatgcacacaattgttttattaGACAACCCGTTCGATATCGTAAAATTCTCAACACTTTGGCAACAGTCTTCaggatgttttgttgttcccAACTGTCAAAGATACGTGTGGGAAAAACATATGGGCCAACCTCCCCGTAACCATCGTACGTTGCGTTTGAATAGCTCGTTAATTTATGATGCAAAACAGCACATAAACGGAGCAACTGTTGACGGGCACGCGCATACGTCCATCACTGTTCCGTGCGTTGGTCATCCGATCGTCGGTGCCAACTAGTGCGAAGATCATCATTGCCGGGTGCGAAGCTCATCGCACAACGGGGAAATAGAGCGTGCGCGAGGTCAACACCGGTGTCTTCCTTCCAACTGCTGTCTCCATTACTGGCGCCTACCGGCAGCGTCCCTAGAACATTAAGCAATGAAATCGTTGCCCGTATACGTGTGGTGTTTGAAGCAACCGCGAAAAGTGTTCGTCGTGCGACTGCCACTGATTGGTGATAACGCAAAGTGAAACAAAGTGCTgggttttgctgctgcaacgGGGCGTACCACACGTACGTGGTCGGTGTTCGGTCGGATCGCAGTGAAACAGTGTAGGGGAGGGAGAGCAAGTGTTATCTTCTTTGTATGCAAAATTCCAACCCGTTGCGGAACGGTACGTGGGGATTACCGGGAAAGAACTGTTCGTGCACGGGTGTAACTGCATTCCCAGCGACTGCGGTGTTTTCGTGGTCAAGGCAAATGTTGCTGGATTTACTTTCGCGTGcgctcgcgtgtgtgtgtccgcgTTGAGTGGTTAGGATAAGCGTGATTTATTAGCCCACAATTAAGCATCATCTTCACACAATACATCACTCCGGCGCTGTTGCAGCTTCCGACCCTTAtatttcacgcacgcattgaAACAGAACTGCGTTGTTCCTTGCGTTGCGCCACACGATGAGTCTCGAAACGATGAGCGATCTGAggaaaaagtacaaaaacTGGAGATCGTACGTAAAGGTAAGCGAAAGCAAAATGGCACCAGCAGGGAAAAAGTAAATCATTCCTTCTCCGACGATCGATTGCTTCATGTGCACATGTGTATGCACACCCGGGGCAGGGCGGTCAACGATCCGCAACTCCGTggggcatcatcatcagccagCCAGTCAACGAACCACGGCTTCGTGATGTTATGAAATTGtggggttttgtgttgttttgctttttcctaTTGAAACCATTTGGTAAGGGTGTTACTGCAACAACCCGGACACAGAAAACGTGCCTTTGGTGATCGACTTGACGATCGAACCCCATCGtacaaaaaaccacacacatacataccgTGAAAACTGTTCAACCCTTCTGGTATTTACGACACGGATTTACCCTTGGTGgtgattttttgttcggtCCAAAAACTCCCTTTCCCCCGGTGGGATTTGCGCTTCTGTGGTGACGCGTTATGCCAGATGAATCACATGCTCGTTTTTGTTGCGTGATCTTGCACTATTCTTATTTTTCCCAAATAAACACATCGAAATTAGGCAAGTGGGTTAATTCTATTCGCCGATCAAACGACGATCCCAACATGCATCGGTGGTTTTGTGATTCGGTTGGCAGTGAATGATTGCAACACTTCTGTTTTTTGCAAAAAGCTCCCTCTCCTACCGACGATCGTACGATCGACGAAAATTTTCCATGCGAATTTTCCTTGGCTTTTGGGGGTGGTTAATCGAATGCATGAGATCCGTTCACAAGGTCATAGAGGATGGTAATTGCATTACAGCAACGAAAGTTAGTCCCCGGACGCGCGTTGTTGATCAATCTGCGACAGATGCGAACGTTGCGTGCGTGCGATAATAGTACGGGCTCGCTTCGGTGTGTTATCGCGGGCGCTACGCATTAATTACCCGCCGTAACGTTGCTTCCATCAATCAACGTGAACAATCGCCTTTAGCAGTACGCGCtcacgtgtgtatgtgcgtatTATCACACTATCACAAACCGCATAGAGTAGATTAGTAGTCatttttgaattgttttcttttgttgttcaaAATTAGCGCTCTTTATTTGCTGCAGATAGcggtaattaaaattaatctttTTGATTATAATTTACTCCAACAAGCCTATCACACATTTCACGCTACACACTCGCGTACAATAATCATTTGCCAGACACTTATCGTTCTATCATCGCGAACGTGTGtgccttttgttttcatttgaccGTGATTTGATCGCAATTCTTTCACGTCGTTTAGAGGGACGCTTTCGTTACTTCAAGCTGAGTTCCCTTTGTGTTGGCCCTTCTCTCATCAGCTCGATGCAGCTGTCAAATTCTTGGGATGAAAAAAAGGCTCAACATCAGGTGAAAGTGCGCTCcgctgtttttctttcgcataTTGGAAACGAAATTCGTGCATAAATTGGTTATttgttggtggaaaatgaCACCCATCGTCCAAGTGAAAGATCTCGCTCGGTGCACCTAGTTAGCAGAGCACTGGAAAAGCTGATCCCAGCATGCTGTGTGTGGTgttgattaaaaaataatcaagtACGTTTCGTCGTGGCAGCTGTACCATTTCTGCTGGTTTGTTGCTGGCTAAAAGGCAGCTGATTAGTGTGACACGGTAGAAAAAGAACCCCCTCTTTAATCGTAACGCACATTCTTGAAATAGATCGGAaggattgatttgttttgtgtgtgatgTGGTTCTAATTCGCTCTCCCTTATCTGTGCCCTGTGCGTGCGTTTggcgcgtgtgtatgtgcgcggTGGCAGTTTGTAAAGCTAGTTTCAGACGCC
The Anopheles moucheti chromosome 2, idAnoMoucSN_F20_07, whole genome shotgun sequence genome window above contains:
- the LOC128297957 gene encoding uncharacterized protein LOC128297957; the protein is MNTFRINPNKKYCSYHECGNNSFANPAVTFFSFPKQPDRCETWIKAAGVAPHLVDNRMYRFICEQHFSSIYFVRSQRRTLLLGNAVPFSINELEPKEESEKNEVLEIVEHITEEILNTEDLPEEFLDDKDSTDDQDAVGTMTIDQHKPTLSIATVDAINNTAELSSKPSPSRFDYSRKRTHIAAKMAGMKVKLLNATSSPKTLNTEANIKTVQLDSKSVRLVPIQSGNNALQQTLRLTPVGENESGTAEEAPQEVFRAALKSPVSSSTNAIEIIEQNEDTSTSKSSDDMDGKISEFIFKGEEYVQMPKEHYLKKINKLKRRLAFFENIVRNMRDVLDHADPSSLLD